A genomic segment from Nitrospinaceae bacterium encodes:
- a CDS encoding Gfo/Idh/MocA family oxidoreductase, with protein MAGDKARLASIGLGRWGAMLVDAVNRSGAAEVVTCFARSEEGRKAFADKFDCRRSASYDEVLNDPEVEGVIIATPHLTHADMICEAASAGKHVFVEKPLTLTVAEGKRSYEATQKAGVALQVGHHRRRQGANRRIREMLDNGELGMLHQLEANLSLPMGQNPSPGWREDTNESPAGGLTGLGVHMIDNLQYLAGPIKRVSAFSKQILGAGNLDDATCVALEFESGPLGYMSFSLVLPKICVTHAFGTEAAVWSEEEGAKLFFQKKDQQAREQVDVDAGDALADQMVEFARCIREGGEPEAGGPSSIEVVAVQEAVIESVASGKTVDVANYR; from the coding sequence ATGGCTGGCGATAAAGCGCGTCTGGCTTCGATAGGTTTAGGTCGGTGGGGCGCTATGCTCGTGGATGCAGTGAACCGCAGCGGCGCGGCCGAGGTGGTTACCTGCTTTGCTCGGAGCGAGGAGGGCCGCAAGGCGTTCGCGGATAAATTTGATTGTCGCAGGTCGGCTAGCTATGACGAAGTGCTCAATGACCCGGAAGTTGAGGGCGTCATTATTGCCACCCCGCATTTGACCCACGCGGATATGATCTGTGAGGCCGCCTCGGCGGGCAAGCATGTTTTTGTCGAAAAGCCGCTGACGCTCACCGTGGCCGAGGGTAAGCGCAGCTATGAGGCGACGCAAAAAGCAGGCGTTGCTCTTCAGGTGGGCCACCACCGCCGACGGCAAGGGGCGAATCGCCGCATTCGAGAGATGCTCGATAATGGTGAACTCGGAATGCTCCACCAGCTTGAGGCGAATCTTTCGTTGCCGATGGGCCAAAACCCCTCGCCGGGCTGGCGCGAGGATACCAATGAATCTCCCGCTGGCGGCCTCACGGGCCTTGGCGTTCACATGATCGATAATCTTCAGTACCTGGCCGGGCCGATAAAACGGGTCTCAGCTTTCAGCAAGCAGATCCTGGGCGCTGGGAACCTTGATGACGCGACCTGCGTCGCCCTTGAGTTTGAATCCGGCCCACTTGGCTACATGAGTTTCTCGCTGGTTCTTCCTAAAATTTGCGTGACCCATGCCTTCGGTACCGAGGCGGCTGTCTGGTCCGAGGAGGAGGGCGCGAAACTTTTTTTCCAGAAAAAAGATCAACAAGCCAGAGAGCAAGTTGATGTCGATGCAGGCGATGCCCTGGCGGACCAAATGGTTGAATTTGCCAGATGTATTCGTGAGGGCGGAGAGCCCGAGGCGGGCGGCCCCTCGAGTATTGAAGTGGTGGCAGTTCAGGAGGCCGTTATTGAGAGCGTGGCCTCGGGCAAGACAGTTGATGTGGCGAACTACCGCTAG
- a CDS encoding xanthine dehydrogenase family protein, translating to MSQMTHVGSSPAKEDALAKAVGDTVYGDDLRLPNELVGKVIRPPAVPANIKKIDASKALALPGVHCVLTAKDIPGENAGRYPYFPVLAEGSVCFGGDAVAILAAETHDIAEQAARLVQIDYEPLPGNYEYENIEGEVLFEQNVEKGDVEAGFAQADVIVEKTYFAASIDHGFIEPEGGVGWVDERGIVNIRVPTQTVENYELVAATLNLPASRVRYDCPMVGGAFGGKEHPLLGAFLGLLTMKTGRPVRIVYSREESMAQCSKKHPFIMRYKTGATKEGKLTALEIDIIADAGAYPTNSGGMILSGLIVGQGPYEVPNARGHSVAIQTNNPFTESMRGVGANQVCFAYESQMDEVAVQLGMDPVEFRRRNFIEKGGTLIHRQPIPTSPMLHELLAQAERAIGKKAGPDPSNSRGPWRRGVGYIGNLAGYGRPNQDGETYVSIEADGSVNLRCGASDVGAGQSTTYRQIAAEALGVTLESVSVTMANSEITPHCGMTSGSRQTLITGGAAQRGGEELLSRILKGAAELLEAAVEDLEANSGIISVRGAQERSVRFVEAVKKCKEMGISLFTTAKMETHPHTFEGNDVFGDRGGWVDYSFGVHAAEADVNIETGEVRLLNYVSGHDVGQAIHPQHVEGQFEGGSMMGIGHGLLEEIQTDKGMLSTSEFHSYLIPTATETPEWNSFYVESGEGLGPYGAKGIGEPCCTAGAAAVACAVSQAIGARITRIPITPDHVLEVLGKLKK from the coding sequence ATGTCCCAGATGACTCATGTCGGGAGCTCCCCGGCGAAGGAAGATGCGCTTGCCAAAGCGGTGGGCGATACGGTTTACGGCGATGATTTGCGGTTGCCAAACGAGCTTGTCGGCAAGGTGATCCGCCCGCCGGCGGTGCCCGCGAATATCAAGAAAATTGACGCCTCAAAGGCGCTCGCCCTGCCGGGTGTGCACTGCGTTTTGACGGCGAAGGATATTCCTGGAGAAAACGCGGGCCGCTACCCCTATTTTCCGGTGTTGGCCGAGGGATCGGTGTGCTTTGGCGGCGACGCCGTGGCGATTCTTGCCGCCGAGACGCACGACATCGCCGAGCAGGCGGCCAGGCTGGTTCAAATCGACTATGAGCCCCTGCCGGGAAACTATGAGTACGAGAATATTGAGGGCGAGGTGCTCTTTGAGCAGAATGTGGAAAAGGGTGACGTCGAGGCCGGTTTTGCCCAGGCTGATGTCATCGTCGAAAAAACTTATTTTGCCGCTAGTATCGACCACGGTTTCATCGAGCCCGAGGGTGGTGTCGGCTGGGTGGATGAGCGCGGCATTGTGAACATCCGAGTTCCCACCCAGACGGTTGAGAACTATGAGTTGGTGGCCGCAACATTGAACTTGCCCGCCAGCCGGGTGCGCTATGACTGCCCGATGGTGGGCGGCGCATTTGGCGGCAAGGAGCACCCCCTGCTCGGCGCGTTTTTGGGGCTTCTCACGATGAAAACGGGAAGGCCTGTGCGCATCGTTTATTCGCGCGAGGAATCGATGGCCCAGTGCAGTAAAAAACACCCTTTCATCATGCGCTACAAGACGGGTGCGACCAAAGAGGGAAAGCTCACCGCCTTGGAGATCGATATCATCGCCGATGCGGGCGCCTATCCGACCAACAGCGGGGGAATGATCTTGAGTGGCTTGATCGTGGGCCAGGGGCCATACGAGGTGCCAAACGCACGCGGCCACTCGGTCGCCATTCAGACGAACAATCCTTTCACCGAGTCCATGCGCGGGGTGGGGGCGAATCAGGTTTGTTTTGCCTATGAGTCGCAGATGGACGAGGTGGCGGTGCAACTGGGGATGGACCCGGTGGAGTTTCGCCGCCGCAATTTCATTGAAAAGGGGGGGACGCTTATCCACCGGCAACCGATTCCGACCTCGCCCATGCTTCATGAGCTTTTGGCGCAAGCCGAGCGGGCCATTGGCAAGAAGGCCGGCCCCGACCCCTCTAATAGTCGGGGACCCTGGCGGCGGGGGGTTGGCTACATAGGGAACTTGGCGGGCTACGGCCGCCCCAACCAGGATGGCGAGACCTATGTCTCAATCGAGGCGGACGGCAGCGTGAACCTGCGCTGCGGGGCCTCGGACGTTGGCGCGGGCCAGTCCACCACCTACCGGCAGATTGCGGCAGAGGCGCTGGGCGTTACGCTTGAGAGCGTTTCGGTAACGATGGCGAACTCCGAGATCACGCCCCATTGCGGCATGACGTCGGGAAGCCGCCAGACACTGATCACGGGCGGGGCGGCCCAGCGCGGAGGCGAGGAGCTGCTCTCGCGCATCCTGAAGGGCGCTGCCGAGCTTTTGGAGGCGGCTGTAGAGGACCTTGAGGCGAATAGCGGCATTATTTCGGTGCGCGGGGCCCAGGAGCGCTCGGTGCGTTTTGTTGAGGCCGTGAAGAAGTGCAAGGAGATGGGCATCTCCCTGTTTACCACCGCCAAGATGGAGACCCACCCCCACACCTTTGAGGGCAATGATGTCTTCGGCGATCGGGGCGGTTGGGTTGACTACTCCTTTGGGGTTCATGCCGCCGAGGCCGATGTTAATATCGAGACGGGCGAGGTGCGGCTCCTGAACTACGTCTCGGGCCATGACGTTGGCCAGGCGATTCACCCCCAGCACGTCGAGGGGCAGTTCGAGGGCGGCAGCATGATGGGGATTGGCCACGGCCTGCTAGAGGAGATCCAGACCGACAAGGGCATGCTCTCGACCAGTGAGTTTCACAGCTACCTGATTCCCACAGCGACCGAGACGCCTGAGTGGAACTCGTTTTATGTGGAGTCCGGAGAAGGGCTCGGCCCCTACGGCGCCAAGGGCAT